From a single Peromyscus maniculatus bairdii isolate BWxNUB_F1_BW_parent chromosome 4, HU_Pman_BW_mat_3.1, whole genome shotgun sequence genomic region:
- the LOC102923859 gene encoding olfactory receptor 8U9-like, translating into MAQTNCTQVTQFILLGLTDRQELKMPLFVVFISIYLFTAIGNLGLILVIRTDARLNTPMYFFLSNLAFVDFCYSSVITPKMLGNFLYSKNFISFNACAAQLGCFLTFMVSECLLLASMAYDRYAAICNPLLYMVTMSPGICIQLVVVPYSYSFLMALVHTLLTFRLCYCHSNVINHFYCDDMPLLRLTCSDTHYKQLSILTCAGITFISSVLIVSVSYLFIISAILRMRSAEGRRKAFSTCSSHMMAVSIFYGTLIFMYLQPSSEHSLDTDKMASVFYTVIIPMLNPLIYSLRNKDVKYALKKVIDSRNQTSAIRELRK; encoded by the coding sequence ATGGCTCAGACAAACTGCACCCAAGTCACACAATTCATTCTTTTGGGCCTGACAGATCGCCAGGAGTTGAAGATGCCCCTCTTTGTGGTATTCATATCCAtctatcttttcacagcaataggcAACCTGGGACTGATTCTGGTCATTAGAACAGATGCAAGACTCaacacacccatgtacttcttcctcagcaACCTGGCTTTTGTTGACTTCTGCTACTCTTCTGTCATTACACCCAAGATGCTTGGGAATTTCCTGTATAGCAAAAATTTCATATCCTTCAATGCATGTGCTGCCCAGTTAGGCTGCTTCCTCACATTCATGGTATCAGAGTGCTTGTTACTGGCTTCCATGGCATATGACAGATATGCAGCCATTTGTAATCCTCTGCTGTATATGGTCACAATGTCCCCCGGAATCTGCATTCAGCTTGTAGTTGTGCCCTATAGCTATAGCTTCCTGATGGCACTGGTTCACACTCTTCTCACCTTCCGCCTGTGCTATTGTCATTCCAATGTCATCAATCACTTCTACTGTGATGACATGCCTCTTCTCAGGCTAACTTGCTCTGACACTCACTATAAACAGCTGTCTATTTTGACCTGTGCTGGAATcacattcatttcttctgttctGATTGTTTCTGTCTCCTACTTGTTCATTATTTCTGCCATTCTCAGGATGCGCTCAGCTGAAGGAAGACGCAAAGCCTTTTCTACCTGTAGCTCTCATATGATGGCTGTGAGCATCTTTTATGGGACTCTTATCTTTATGTACTTACAGCCAAGTTCCGAACACTCTCTTGATACAGATAAGATGGCATCTGTCTTCTACACAGTCATCATCCCCATGTTgaaccctttgatctacagccTCAGGAACAAGGATGTGAAATATGCCCTGAAGAAAGTCATAGACAGTAGAAATCAGACTTCTGCGATAAGAGAactaagaaaatga
- the LOC102923555 gene encoding LOW QUALITY PROTEIN: olfactory receptor 8U9 (The sequence of the model RefSeq protein was modified relative to this genomic sequence to represent the inferred CDS: inserted 1 base in 1 codon): MAQTNCTQVREFILVGLTDRQELKMPLFVVFLSIYLFTTVGNLGLILVIRTDARLNTPMYFFLSNLAFVDFCYSSVITPKMLGNFXVPKKVISFSACAAQLGCFLAFMTAECLLLASMAYDRYVAICNPLLYMVLMSPGICLQFVAAPYCYSFLVALFHAILTFRLCYCHSNVINHFYCDDMPLLRLTCSDTRSKQLWIFACAGIMFISSLLIVFISYTFIISAILRMRSAEGRRKAFSTCGSHMLAVTIFYGTLIFMYLQPSSNHSLDTDKMASVFYTVIIPMLNPLIYSLRNKEVKDALKKLIISRNQTFLS; encoded by the exons ATGGCTCAGACAAACTGCACCCAGGTGAGAGAATTCATTCTTGTGGGCCTCACAGATCGCCAGGAGTTGAAGATGCccctttttgttgtgtttttatccATCTATCTTTTCACAACAGTTggcaacctgggtttgattctggtCATTAGAACAGATGCAAGGCTCaacacacccatgtacttcttcctcagcaACTTGGCTTTTGTTGACTTCTGCTACTCTTCTGTCATTACACCCAAGATGCTTGGGAATT TTGTACCAAAAAAAGTGATATCCTTCAGTGCATGTGCTGCTCAGTTAGGGTGTTTCCTAGCCTTCATGACAGCTGAGTGTCTGCTACTGGCTTCCATGGCCTATGACAGGTATGTGGCCATTTGTAACCCTCTACTCTACATGGTCCTAATGTCCCCAGGAATTTGCCTTCAGTTTGTAGCTGCCCCCTATTGCTACAGCTTCCTGGTGGCACTGTTTCATGCCATCCTCACCTTCCGCCTCTGCTATTGTCACTCCAATGTCATCAATCACTTCTACTGTGATGACATGCCCCTCCTCAGGCTAACTTGCTCAGACACTCGCTCCAAACAGCTATGGATCTTTGCCTGTGCTGGCATCATGTTCATATCCTCTCttctcattgtttttatttcctataCATTCATCATTTCTGCCATCCTGAGGATGCGCTCAGCTGAGGGAAGACGCAAGGCTTTCTCCACGTGTGGTTCCCACATGCTGGCAGTGACCATTTTCTACGGAACTCTCATCTTTATGTACTTGCAGCCCAGTTCTAACCACTCTCTAGACACAGACAAAATGGCCTCTGTTTTCTATACAGTGATCATCCCTATGTTGAACCCCTTGATCTACAGCTTAAGGAACAAGGAAGTGAAGGATGCTCTGAAGAAATTAATTATCAGTAGAAACCAAACATTTCTGtcatga